The stretch of DNA CCAGCGGGTTTTCAACCTTTCCCGCAAACAGGATCAATCCGGTCCAGTCGTCACTGATGACAAAGATGAAGGGCTTGTTTAAATAAAACTCGGGAGGAACGTTATCTCTGGGCATGCCCGATCCCGCCAAGAATACCGATGTGAGGGCGGCAGCCTCGGTGCCCTCCTCGTCAACGTTGATAAAGCACTCCTGGGATATATCATTGATATATAAATTGAAACGATCCGACCGGTCCGCAATCGCTGTAAAATCCGCGTTCTTATAATCAAAAGCGGATTCCAGGCCCATGGTTTTCAGGTGATCGGCCAGCTTGTTTTTCTGCTTGAAATTAAATTTGGGAAATTTGATTTTTACTTTCATATTCTCTAAATTATTATTTGCTTTTTGAATTTCAGCATAACTTAAATTGCTAAAATAATTGTCGGTATCCCCCTTGGGGAGAATGACCAGCATACCGCAACCGTAATAGTCGAACTTGCCGGCCTGAATTTGATCATCCTCATAATACTGCATCCTTTTTTCAGCGTTCATCATCTCCACCTTGGCAATATCGCCATTGTTCAAATGGAAATCTTCCTTTTGTGTTTTGGATTGATCAAAGGGGTTCTGCCACTTTCCATTAAAATACAGAGAATTAAATGCCACCATCACCGGCGGGGGATCGAATTCAGTAATATGATTTTGGATTCTGCCGTAGGTTTTATCTTCAATCCACCGGTTCATGGCGTTAATGGTGCTGTTGTCTTTAAAGTTGACATTATATGCTTCCGTATCGTAATAGGTATTGGAAGTGTTCAAAAAATCGTCTTTTACCCGAAGATCTTCCTGTATCCACAGGGAATTGGCCAGTTCCACAACAGTGGTTTGATTTCCATTTTCCCTATACCCCGTATTGATCAGATGGTTGATGGTATGGCAGTATTTTTCATTCAATTCCGCAGGGGAAAGCTGCTCGGGGTTGATCAGGGCATTGATTTCACAACGGGTTTTGCTGGCCGCTCCATTGTTAAGGACGGCCATTAGGGTAGCGAAACTCACGGGGGAGAAAATAGTGTTCTTGCCCTCGTTTGCCGCGGATATTTTTTGCAGGAGTTGGATTCCTGACGTATTGCATGCCGTATAAAGCTTATCTTCATGGAATACGCTCGGTTTTTCAATTTTTTTAAGCTCCGCCTGCTTTTCAAATTGTACGGCGGTTGCCGCATTACCGCATCCGATAATAAAAAATAGTATTACCAGCGCTATTCCCGTGAATTTTACATGAAATGGAATCACTTTTAAATCAATCCTTTACACTTGATTCAATGCCTGTACTCGGGCCTGTAATATGGCGAGCGCATTTTCTCCAGCAGAGCCTCCTTTTCCAGCAGAACCTCCGCCTTTGGTATGACATCGCCTTGGGGATAGTCACTGAATATCCGGTCCAGGTAATCCCGCCGGTTGCTGAGATCGGCCAGGGCCAACAGGGCATCGTCAGCCATGGTGCTGGATGGAAACTCCTGCACAAACTTTTCGAAGGTATCGATAATCTCTTCCTTTAATTCCTCCCGGTCAAAGGCAACAAAAGCATCTTCGCCCCAGTTATAAATGCCCAGCCGGCTCAAGCCCAGGGAAAACAAGGCCTTGGCCTTTAATTCGGAGGCTGCTGCCGGATTATTGTACACCTCTTCAAATAACCGCGCGCTGTGGCAGTAATTGATCATTTCCCGGGCAAACCCGGCCATTTCCGCCGGCCCCTTGCCGTCACCACTGTAATAAGAGTCCAAAACGTATCCCAGCCAGTTGAAATACTGGCGGTTACCGGCCCAAAGGTGATTGTAATAAATGTTTTGGTCGTGAAATATGGCGGCGGCCAGATTGTACAGGTCCGCGGGATCTTGGGACTTCTCCCGGGCTTCCTGCAAGTCCGCCAGTTTCTTGGCCTGTTCCAGCTGTTTTTCAACCGCCCCGGCAAAATCGTATTCAGCCCCCCTTATGCTTCCGGTGGATAAAAAAGGAGGCAGACTTGCGGAAACGGCACCGGATTGCAAATCAGTCAGAAATTCTTCCAGCATGAAAGCCGCCTTACGGTATTCTTCATTTCTAAGGGTTTTAACCGCCAAAGTATACCGGGACATTTGCTGAATCACCGGCTCCGGTTCTTCGGCGGACAGTTCCGCCAGCTGGCTGCCCGTCATGCGCACATCCAGTATGTAAGTTATGCGCCCGGTCACGTGATAGCGTATGTCACCATCGGGGAGATTCAAAGC from Desulfoscipio gibsoniae DSM 7213 encodes:
- a CDS encoding serpin family protein; the protein is MIPFHVKFTGIALVILFFIIGCGNAATAVQFEKQAELKKIEKPSVFHEDKLYTACNTSGIQLLQKISAANEGKNTIFSPVSFATLMAVLNNGAASKTRCEINALINPEQLSPAELNEKYCHTINHLINTGYRENGNQTTVVELANSLWIQEDLRVKDDFLNTSNTYYDTEAYNVNFKDNSTINAMNRWIEDKTYGRIQNHITEFDPPPVMVAFNSLYFNGKWQNPFDQSKTQKEDFHLNNGDIAKVEMMNAEKRMQYYEDDQIQAGKFDYYGCGMLVILPKGDTDNYFSNLSYAEIQKANNNLENMKVKIKFPKFNFKQKNKLADHLKTMGLESAFDYKNADFTAIADRSDRFNLYINDISQECFINVDEEGTEAAALTSVFLAGSGMPRDNVPPEFYLNKPFIFVISDDWTGLILFAGKVENPLENV